One stretch of Arachis duranensis cultivar V14167 chromosome 1, aradu.V14167.gnm2.J7QH, whole genome shotgun sequence DNA includes these proteins:
- the LOC127741739 gene encoding zeta-carotene desaturase, chloroplastic/chromoplastic-like produces MSHWQCDIGFLMFSPAFSHPFCIQDQASDVGVLLADADGIFYSIKFFNAELDFRFPMGAPLRGINSFLSTNQLKLSEAKE; encoded by the exons ATGTCTCATTGGCAATGTGATATTGGTTTCCTTATGTTTTCTCCTGCCTTTAGTCACCCCTTTTGCATACAGGACCAGGCTTCTGATGTTGGTGTGCTTCTTGCCGATGCTGATGGGATCTTCTACTCAATCAAG TTTTTCAATGCAGAACTAGATTTTCGCTTCCCAATGGGAGCGCCATTGCGTGGGATAAACTCTTTTTTATCCACAAATCAGCTTAAG CTTTCCGAGGCAAAGGAATGA